TCACCACAGACACTCAGACCTCTCGTCTTAAACCCACAGACCCTATTCTCCAACCCTCAGGCCATCCCCTCAGATGCTCAGACCCTATTCCCCTACCCTTAGACTCTCGCCTCAGACCCGCAGACTCTCCCCTCAGACTCACGAACCATCCCGTCAGACCTTCCCAAGACACCCAGAGACCCAACCCTCAGACCCTCAGATGCTCCTCTAAGACCCTCAGACCCTCCCCTCAGACCCTTCTCTCTGACCCACAGACCCTCCTCTGAGACCCTCCCCTCAGACACACAGACCCTCCTGTCAGACACACAGACCCTCCTGTCAGACACATAGACCCTCCCCCCAAACACACAGACCTCCCCTCAGATGCACAGACCCTCCTCTCAGATACACAGACATTCCCCTCAGACCCACAGACCCTCCTCTTAAACCCTCTGACCCTCCCCACAGGCCCTCAGACTCTCCCCTCTGACCTTCCCCTCAGACTCTCAGACCCTCCTCCTGGATCCCCAAACCCTCTCCTCAGACCCTCAGACCCTCCCCTTAGACCCTCTTCTCAGACCCACAGATCCTTCCCTCAGACCCTCTTCTCAGACCCACAGATCCTTTCCTCAGACCCACAGTCCCTCCTCTCAGACCCACAGTCCCTCCCCTCAGACCCACAGACCCTCCTCTCACACCCTCAGACCCTATTCTCAGACCCACAGACTCTCCTCTCAGACCCAGAGACCCTGCCCTCAGACTCACATACCATCCCCTCAGACCCTCAACTCAGACCAACAGACCCTCCCCTCAGACCCTCTTCTCAGACTCTCCTGTCAGACACAGAGACCCTCCCCTCAGACTCTTTCCTTAGACCCTCTGACCCTCCCCTCAGACCCTCAGACCATCTTCTCAGACCTTCAAACCCTCCCCTCAGACCTTCAGACCCTCGTCATACCCTCAGACCCTTCCTTCAGACCCACAGATTCTCCCCCTAAACCCATGGACTATCTCCTCAGACCCTCAGACCCTCCTCTCAGACCCGCAGACCCTTCCCTCAGACCCAGAGACCCTCCTCTCAGACTCTCCCCTCATACCCTCAGACTCCTCTCATATTCTCAACTCTCTTCTCAGATCCAAACACCCTCCTCTCTGACCCTCAGACTCTTCTCAGACTGTCACACCCTCCCCTCAGAACCCCCACCGAGATACAAAGACCCATCAGACCCTCAGAACCCCCCTGAGATACAGACACTCCCCTCAGAACCTGAGACCCTCCCCTCAGACCCTCAGAACATCTTCTCAGACCCTGAGCCCCTCCCCTCAGACCCTCTTCTCAGACTCTCAGACCCTCCCTGCAGACCCAGAGACCCTCCCCGCTGACCCTTTCCTCAGATCCTCAGACTCTCCTCTCAGACCCTCCCCTCATACTCTTAGACTTTCCCCTCAGAACCTCAACCCTCCTCTCAGACCCCAACACCCTCCTGTCTGACCCTCAGACTCTCTTCTCAAGACCCTCAGACCCTCCCGTCAGACCCTCGGACGCCCCCCTGAGATACACAGATCCTCCCATCAGACCCTCCCCATAGACCCACAAACCCTCCCCTCAGACCGTCAGAAACTCTTCTCAGACTATGAGACCCTCCCCTCAGGCCTTCAGACCCTCGCTTCAGACCCAGAGACCCTCCCATCAGACCCTCAGACCCTATTCTCAGATCCTCAAACCCTCCCCTCAGACCCTCTACTCATGCCCTCAGACTCTCCCTTCCGACCCACAGATTCTCCCCTCAGACCCCCAGACCCACCCCTTAGACCCACACACCCTCCCCTCAAACCCACAGACCCTCCCCTCAGACCCTCTTCTCAGACCCACAGACCCTCCCAAGAGACCCACAGCCTCTCCCCTCAGAGCCTCCTCTCAGACCTTCAGACCCTCCCCTCAGACCCTCAGATCCACCTCTCCGACCCTCAGACCCTTCCTTCACACCCTCTTCTCAGACTCTCAGACCTTCCCCTCAGAGCCGCCTATCAAATCCACAGGCCCTCCTCTCAGACTCAGAGACCCTCCCCTCAGACCCTCAGATGCTCCTCTCAGACCCACAAACCCTCCTCTCCAACTCTCAGATCCTCGGCTCAGACCCACAGATCCTCTTCTCAGACCCTCAGAGCCTCCCCTCACACCCTCAGACTCTCTCTTCAGACCGTCAATCTTCCTCTCAGACCCAAAGACCCTCCTCTCAGACCCTCAGTCTCTCTTCTCAGACTCTCAGACTGCCCCCCAGACCCTCAGACCCTCCCAAGAGACCCACAGACCCTCCCCTCAGATGCTCCCCTCAGACCCAGAGACCCTCCTCTCAGACCCTCGAACCCTTCCCTCAGATCCTCAGACCCTCAATCTGTCCTCTCAGACCCTCCTCTCAGACGCACAGACCCTCTGACCCTCCCCTCAGACCCTCAGACCCTCAGACCATCCTCTCAGACCCTCCTCCCAGGCCCTCAGACCCTCCTCTCAGACCCTCGAACCCTTCCCTCAGATCCTCAGACCCTCAATCTGTCCTCTCAGACCCTCCTCCCAGGCCCTCAGACCCTCCCCTCAGACCCAGAGACCCTCCTCTCAGACCCTCCAACCCTTCCCTCAGATCCTCAGACCCTCTTCTCAGACCCTCAATCTGTCCTCTCAGACCCTCCTCTCAGACGCACAGACCCTCTGACCCTCCCCTCAGACCCTCAGACCGTCCTCTCAGACCCCCTTCTCAGGCCCTCAGACCCTCCCCTCAGACCCTCAGACCGTCCTCTCAGACCCCCTTCTCAGGCCCTCAGACCCTCAGACCCTCAGACCGTCCTCTCAGACCCCCTTCTCAGGCCCTCAGACCCTCCCCTCAGACCCACAGACCGTCCCCTCATACTTTCCCCTCAGACCCTCATACTCTCAGGTGGGCAGAGCTTCTGCCAGTGTAGATCACGGTGCCGTCTTCCCTCGCAGCACTGCTGTCGTCCTGGTCTTCCCAGGGCGTCTTTCTGTCCGTGGGTTTCCGGCAGGGCCCTCACCTCTTCCGGTGCGCACTGCTCAGCCCTCCGCGGCTCAGGCCTGACTGAAAGTACCCGTGGTCCCTGAGCCTCGTGTGCGCTTGTCAGCAGAACCTGTTTTGTCCTCAGTCTGTCTGCTCTGAGTCGGCGTGGACATTTGCTCTCTGTGTGCATCACAGAGACCCGCAGGGCCCTGGCGCTCAGAGGCCAGCGTGAGGTTCTAGGTCTGGGGCCGGAGCGGGCGACAGCGGGGCTCGGAGCCATAGCCACAGCCCTGCCTGACTAGGTAATTCACCCCTTTAATAATCAGAAGACGGAAAGAAGGCAAAGGTGCAGGCCAGAGGGAACCCGAATTCCCTGTTGAGTgcgactttctttctttttgaggtcTGGTTTCTGGTCAGTGTCCTGAGGGCATTATGCCATGCAGGGCGGTTCTGAATTGCGTAGGCCCAGCCTGGTGTTGCCGCGGTCCCCACCCCACTCTGCAGCCCTGTCTGATCCTGACCCAGTTTTCTTGTCCACCCCTGAGGCTCAAACACTGTGATTTGAGCTCAGACAAGGTGAGTCTCAGGTTTTGAGtgagaatgtttcttttaaaCGTTGGTTTGATAATTTTCTATAAAAGGCTGAACGCtgaattgtttcttttctgtacCAAAATGTCAAGTGGTCTCCTCCAGCCGTGCCTATCACCAGCCTGTGTCTCCCTGTGAAATATGGTCTGGTTCCATCATGGATTTATTTTCCTGCCTCCCAGTAGGACAGATCTCAGCTCTTTAGGCCGACAACCCCTGACAGCAACTCAGCCACCTCCTGCCCTCACCCTTGGAGCCCTGTCTACTGATGGCTCACTTGGAGCCTGGCTTGGGGTGACATCTGTGCCAGGGTGTGCGGTCATTTCCCTGGATTCTTGTTAGAGTCCTCATCTGCCCAAGGAGATGATGACCCTGAGCTACTAAGAACAGGATTCCTTCATGtcaggacacagagacaaacatgCGCACCATGTAAGGGAAGGGAAGATGGTAAAGAGAAATTGGTGAACAAATGCCGCGGCCAGGCAGGCGGCGCGAATGAGCTGAGTGTGGCATCAGAGGGGTGGGAACTTGGTGCCGCTCAGCCTTGGCAGGCAGCTGCTAAGTAGGAATGCACAAACACTGGCCACatcatctgatttttaaaaagccagaaatatGGACTTCTGTATaagattttgtgatttttaaatgttggcaatattctttgctttttttctttttaatcctggGTAGGGTAAACCACCAGTTCCCAACTTCTGTACTAAAACATgttctgtagatttttttttttttttttttgagacggagtctcgctctgttgcccaggctggagttcagggtgcaatcgcggctcactgcaagctctgcctcccgggttgacgccattttcctgcctcagcccccggagtagctgggactacaggcgcccgccaagacgcccggctaattttttgtgtttttagtagagacggggtttcaccatgttagccaggatggtctcaatctcctgacctcgtgatccgcccgcctctgtctcccaaagtgctgggattacaggcgtgagccactatgcctggccccatgttctctagatttttaaaactaagattttgttttataaatttatatggaaatacagaaaaatgcCAGAAAAAGTGCCTATAATTTTCACTGTTAACAAAATTATGTAAAGTAAGAAGTAAAAGTAGCTCCAAGATCCCCTTCACTTCTCCGGTTTGCTGACGTGTGGTAGAGGAGGGGCCATACAGGCGAAGGTCAACATGCGGAGGTCAGGTGAGCCCTGGAAGTGGGCAGGATTTGGAAGGACTGACAATGAGGAGAGCTTGCCCTCAGGTAGGAAGACAGGGTTGATCCTTATCTTTGTTTCAGTGGCAGCTGCACCCTTGCATGCATGGTCCAGTTCTATCTCTTCGTTTATATGTCCACTGAACATAACAAATCCTAGTGTAACCACAGCCCTACCCAAGAACATGATGAGACACAGCTCCCTAAGTTTTCTCCCCGAAAGTAACCAAAGAACTACTCTGACTTTGACACTTGTTATCCTTTCTAGCTTGTCTCTtttcttatatacatatatatatatatatatatatatatatatatatataaaatgcatacatgagttttgtctttttgtttttaaactttataagaAGGATATGATATTATATGTGGGCGTTAGGGACATTTTACTTCCTTCATTCTCACTTGTTATCCTATTGTGGGAATACTCCTCACTTTGCTTATCTGGTGTCCTATAGTTGAACATTTGAGCTGCCTTCCACTTTTTTATTAGCGTAAACATTGATGCTGAGCATGATCCCTGGGACAGGTCCTGAATGTGGAATTGTTGGGTAGCAGGGTGTGCAAATATTCAACCTAATAGGATTgtatcaaattattttcaaaagtggCTGTATCAACTCACACTCCTACTGGCCATGTGTAAGAGATGTAATTGGCCCACAGCCTTCCCAGTATTTGCTATTGTCAGACTTCTTAAAATTTGCCTGTCATATGGGCATAAAATGATTTCTGATTGTGGTCTTATCTGTATCTCCCTGATAATTAATGAGACCAAGAATCTTTTCATGTGTATACATATTGGCCATTGACAACACTAACTCTTCTGAGCCATGAACAGCATATACCTTTATGTATTTAGTTCTTCTGTCTTTCAGTTGTATTTTATAGTATTGTGTTGTACACATTTTTCATTAGAGTTGTTCCttgtatttcatattttgttcTATTGTTAAATCGGATATTGGTTTGATTTCTTTTGGATtagtttcttactttttattgctgtattGTATACGTATAGAAAGGTGCAAATACCACAAGTttacagcttgatgaattttcattGGACTCACCTATTTAACCTAGACCCAGATGAATGAAACACAGCTTCCCCAGCACCTTAAGACCCCCTGTGTtctcttccatttatttccactcctaCTCCCACCTTCCAACCAGCAGCCTCTGTCCCAACTAGATTCATTTTGCTTGTTTGGTACTTTATAATCATGGATCCACACaaaatgtagtcttttgtgtcttGCTACTCTTGCTCAAAACAGTATTTATGAGGAACTTTACCCCATTACTGCCTGTAGTTGTGGACAGTTCATTCCATTGTGTGATTCTACCAGAATTTGTCCTGTTGTCAGGGAGCACTGGGACGGGTCCCAGTTTGGAACAATTACACACAGTGCTGCCTATAGACACTTTAGAAGATGTCTTTTGATAGACAAATGCATtgatttctcttggatat
Above is a window of Pongo pygmaeus isolate AG05252 chromosome 14, NHGRI_mPonPyg2-v2.0_pri, whole genome shotgun sequence DNA encoding:
- the LOC129011827 gene encoding uncharacterized protein LOC129011827 yields the protein MAPSPAVARSGPRPRTSRWPLSARALRVSVMHTESKCPRRLRADRLRTKQVLLTSAHEAQGPRVLSVRPEPRRAEQCAPEEVRALPETHGQKDALGRPGRQQCCEGRRHRDLHWQKLCPPESGQLLSQNSAWNPLRVVLYVLDPQAIFLGFETTFSTAASRGAACDSEDIFIMLFAAHSPGRRLCSCKCGESILAQGKLSE